The following are encoded in a window of Phocoena phocoena chromosome 2, mPhoPho1.1, whole genome shotgun sequence genomic DNA:
- the GREM1 gene encoding gremlin-1 isoform X1, which yields MSRTAYTVGALLLLLGTLLPAAEGKKKGSQGAIPPPDKAQHNDSEQTQSPQQPGSRNRGRGQGRGTAVPGEEVLESSQEALHVTERKYLKRDWCKTQPLKQTIHEEGCNSRTIINRFCYGQCNSFYIPRHIRKEEGSFQSCSFCKPKKFTTMMVTLNCPELQPPTKKKRVTRVKQCRCISIDLD from the coding sequence ATGAGCCGTACGGCCTACACTGTGGGAGCCCTGCTTCTCCTCTTGGGGACCCTGCTGCCGGCTGCTGAAGGGAAAAAGAAGGGGTCCCAAGGGGCCATCCCCCCGCCAGACAAGGCCCAGCACAATGACTCGGAGCAGACTCAGtctccccagcagcctggctccaggaaccgggggcggggccaggggcgGGGCACTGCCGTGCCCGGGGAGGAAGTGCTGGAGTCCAGCCAGGAGGCCCTGCATGTGACCGAGCGCAAATACCTGAAGCGAGACTGGTGCAAAACCCAGCCACTGAAGCAGACCATCCACGAGGAGGGCTGCAACAGCCGCACCATCATCAACCGTTTCTGCTACGGCCAGTGCAACTCCTTCTACATCCCCAGGCACATCCGGAAGGAGGAAGGCTCTTTTCAGTCTTGTTCCTTCTGCAAGCCCAAGAAGTTCACCACCATGATGGTCACGCTCAACTGCCCCGAACTACAGCCACCCACCAAGAAGAAGAGGGTCACTCGTGTCAAGCAGTGTCGTTGCATATCCATCGATTTGGATTAA
- the GREM1 gene encoding gremlin-1 isoform X2, whose protein sequence is MSRTAYTVGALLLLLGTLLPAAEGKKKGSQGAIPPPDKALHVTERKYLKRDWCKTQPLKQTIHEEGCNSRTIINRFCYGQCNSFYIPRHIRKEEGSFQSCSFCKPKKFTTMMVTLNCPELQPPTKKKRVTRVKQCRCISIDLD, encoded by the exons ATGAGCCGTACGGCCTACACTGTGGGAGCCCTGCTTCTCCTCTTGGGGACCCTGCTGCCGGCTGCTGAAGGGAAAAAGAAGGGGTCCCAAGGGGCCATCCCCCCGCCAGACAAG GCCCTGCATGTGACCGAGCGCAAATACCTGAAGCGAGACTGGTGCAAAACCCAGCCACTGAAGCAGACCATCCACGAGGAGGGCTGCAACAGCCGCACCATCATCAACCGTTTCTGCTACGGCCAGTGCAACTCCTTCTACATCCCCAGGCACATCCGGAAGGAGGAAGGCTCTTTTCAGTCTTGTTCCTTCTGCAAGCCCAAGAAGTTCACCACCATGATGGTCACGCTCAACTGCCCCGAACTACAGCCACCCACCAAGAAGAAGAGGGTCACTCGTGTCAAGCAGTGTCGTTGCATATCCATCGATTTGGATTAA
- the GREM1 gene encoding gremlin-1 isoform X3, translating to MSRTAYTVGALHVTERKYLKRDWCKTQPLKQTIHEEGCNSRTIINRFCYGQCNSFYIPRHIRKEEGSFQSCSFCKPKKFTTMMVTLNCPELQPPTKKKRVTRVKQCRCISIDLD from the exons ATGAGCCGTACGGCCTACACTGTGGGA GCCCTGCATGTGACCGAGCGCAAATACCTGAAGCGAGACTGGTGCAAAACCCAGCCACTGAAGCAGACCATCCACGAGGAGGGCTGCAACAGCCGCACCATCATCAACCGTTTCTGCTACGGCCAGTGCAACTCCTTCTACATCCCCAGGCACATCCGGAAGGAGGAAGGCTCTTTTCAGTCTTGTTCCTTCTGCAAGCCCAAGAAGTTCACCACCATGATGGTCACGCTCAACTGCCCCGAACTACAGCCACCCACCAAGAAGAAGAGGGTCACTCGTGTCAAGCAGTGTCGTTGCATATCCATCGATTTGGATTAA